TTAACAACGAAAGCAGACAGTGAACTATGCACAGATATACCCTAAGGAAATTAACAAATTCTATCAACTGTCTCCCAAACTGCTAAGAAAGTGTCTCTAGTGCATTCTCTTTCTAAGACTCCTAAAAACACATCCTAGATCTGAAATCCCCCCTGGCAGAACTTGTGGGTGCTTCCGCCATAACTGCACGAGACTCTGGTGTAGCAAGGAGCTGTCCTTGGCCACAGTGCAGCAGTAACAGACCCAGCCTTGTGTTTTGTGAAGAAGAGCAATTATACATGATGAATAACTTGTCCGTCAACCCAGTGGTAGGAGATATGTTCAAGTTATGCCACAGGTATTGACTTCCAATGCAAGGCTTTGCTTGGAATGCTGGGAATAAGCAATCAGGTCAGTAGCATCAAAATGCAAAAGTTGTAAATGGACCAGAACAGCTCGCccaccctctcccatccccctcctAAGTCACACAGTGGTCTATGCAGGCCGCTATGGAAGATCAAACTAGAGCTCAGGTTTCTGCCTCAAACCCTGACCAGGATGTCAGCCAATGTCCCTTCCCAGGAGGACAGCTCAGGTGCAGGTCTCACATGGAATCTTCAAAAAGAAGAACTCTCTAGGTTTCAAAATAACATGCCTTTTCCTCCCAGGATCAGTGGGGTGATGTCTGCGCCTGCAGCCTATCTAGGGACTAAGCGCTTACaaataaacagaatttaaaattcaCATTGAAAACCAGTGGGTAAGCCAGGGTTTGAAAACCAATTATGTAACAATAAAGTCTCCAAATTCACTGTTGGACACCTAAACAAATATCCAGAATCTTGCAGGTCATTTGAGTTATTGAAATACAACTCCAACTCCACGGGTTTGCTTTCTACTGGAAAAGGTTACCAGGGTAAACCTCTACTGGCAACCTGGAGGGAGGGCCTGCATCAAACAGTAACTGAACTAACTCAACAGTCCAGGGGGAGGATTGTTTCAAAATCCCCTGGAGTGGTGAAAGAGCCTGGGAGCTCAGAAGAAAGTGAATGAAGTTATttcaaaaattccaaaaaaaCGGCAGCTTATGAAATCATTTTGGTTTCACAAATGTTTCATTATTGTGTTTGCCCTGTCCCCAAGTCCTCAAACACCCATtctggaaaaggaaagggggggtGCTGTTGGTTTAGGGTTGACCTAGAGTGCAAGAAACCCCCATGACTGCCTATACTGGACATGCTGGCACTCCTCTGTGATCCCAACATCCTGAAGTCCAAGgaaggaaggtcagaagttcaagatcatcctgggctacacaggtcTCCTCCGGAGGGTctcaataaatttttttttttaaaaaaatgaagagctGGGAGAAAAGCGGGTAAACTATTAGAAGACCTGGCTGGGGTCCCAGGAGTTCTTGTCGACTGCACAAACCCTCAGGCCTCATGGCAGACACCTGCCTGCATGGCAGGCAGACCCAAAGTCGTTCAAGAGTTCCCGTATGATTTCGGCCAtgcccccccactcccccaccatCCCCTGAGTTTAACTCCTGAGTTTAAATCTCAGAAAGTCAACTCTCCGGGCTTCTCAGGGCCGGTGCAGGGCCTCGGGTCTGAGTTTCCTGGACACCGAGGCTCAGTTTACAGACAGCCCAGCTAACCTAGAGCCCTAGGAAGCCTGAGCCCTGGGGTCACAGACTTCAACAGTGCCTCACTTACTCTCCGAGTCGCTGAAGCCGCTGCTGTCACTGACGCTGGCGCTGCTGCGCCGCTTCATGCGTTCCAGGTGCTCCTCATAGTGGAAGTGGCGGGCATGGAAGGGCGATGCAAAATCGGCCAGCACAGCATCGAACTCGCACAGCACGTCCGTCAGGTCTGCAGCAGCCGCTGAGTCCATGGCCGGGGCTGGGGGCGGGCACAGAGCATTCAGTTGATGGGAGCGTGCGTGGGGGTGACTCTTCCCCAGCCCGTGGGGGATCTGGAGAGGCGGTCACCGGACTAGGATAGCTAACTGCACCCCCAGTGACAGCCGCCCTCCAAGGCGCCTGTCACCAGACACAGACGAGCAGCAGCCTCCGTGGGTGGAGCTGAAAGCCTGGAAGGCACCTAGCCCACCCCACGCGCTTTCCTACTTGTGCCCACGCTCACTCCCTGGAGCGAGTGGCGGCGGGAAGCCTGAGTCAGCGAGCACCCGTTACGTGTCAGGCTCAGATCTTGTCCCGCGTGGGAAAACAAACGGAACCGGCCCGGACCGTGCGACCAGGGGATGGGGTGCCGGGGTGACGGAGGACGGAAGGATGGGCAGTGGAAAGGGACCGTCGCGACCGGTGTTCTCTCGGCCCCACCTGCAGGCTCGGGCTCTCAGGGGCCCCGGGACTCGGGGTGTAGCTTAGATGGACAGAGTCCCTAGCTTCGATCCCGGGGCTCAGAGGTGGAGCGGGCACCCCCAACGCGGCACTCACCTGCGGCTGCGGCCGCAGCAGGGCTGCCCTGAGTTGAGGGCGGCTTCATGGAGAGGTTGCTCGCCGCACGCGTGGCAGAGATGCTGAGAGGTGCTGGCCCTGGTGGCTGCCGCCTTGCACTGCAGTCCGCTCCGCTCCGGTGGCCCTGCCTCGCTCCTTGCCGAGCGCTCGCTCCTCGCTTGCGCCTCCACCCCCAACTGCACCTTCTTATAGCCACCGGCAGGGGCGGGGCGGGCGGGGCGGGGAGGGACGGCGGCGGAGTCTGTTCCAGACGACTTAGGGGACGCCCCTGtcctcccccatcccctaccCCGGCACCGCCCTCGCCACGCGCCCGCCGACTGGGAACCGCAGTGACGACTTGTGTCGCTGGAGCCCAGGTTACCGCCCCAAATATTTACCCGCCGCGTTCCCCGCCACCCTGACAACCCGACCCACGGAAGTGTCTTTGCTGGCCCCACAGTCCTCCAAGAGTTTATCCTGCTTCCCGCCGTCTGCCCGAGCctccttgagcctcagtttcctcatctatgaaaaGGAACTGCAAATGTAGAGCCTCCTTGCTTGCTACAAAAATAAAGGAACCGAGGGCCTCGGGAGGTTGTACGAGGGCAGAGTCCCGCGTCCTTCCCCCCATTTCCTAAGGAATTTACAAGATTGTGTGTGCACAGAGTGGTCAGCCACGCGCCCTGGGCTGAGGTGAATGCAGACTTCAACTGAGGTGATCTCAGAACTCAGGGTCCTGAACTACAGGAAGAAAGCACCGCATGGATGGATGCATTCCATGCTGGGTCCCCATGAATGAGCCATTATCCAGGCTTCAAACGGCCCAATGCAATTCCTACCTTGTGTGGCAAATAGGGTGACCAATTGTTCTTTGCGACAGATAAgaaggggaggctgaggcaagagaacgGAGATTGTGAGGACTGCAATGTGTGAACTACATGGCATAATCCTGTCTGTAAAGGGCTTACTGTGCAAGCAGAAAGGCTCGAGTTCAAGCTCCAAAACCCACATTACAATGAAAGGGCTGTGGAGGCTCATGCctagcaggaggatctctgtgagttcgaggccagcctgatctacaaaatgagttctaggacagccagagctattacacacagagaaaccctgtctcgaaaaaccaaatgctaataatgatgatgatggtggtggtggtggtggccacCCACTTGTAATACCAGTCCTGAGAGGTAGAGGctggaagatccctggggctccccaGATAAGCCCAACAGGAGAACTCCAGGCCAATGAAAAAACCTTATCTTAAAAATCAAGGTGGGCAGTGCCCAAGGGATCACATTTGAAGCTGACTTCTGACCTTAACAGGTACAAATACACCTGTGTGcatacctgcatgtgtgtgtgtgggtgtgtgtgtgcacacacactaaattaaatGTAAAGCAAGGAGCTGGTGGCAGCTGAGAATATGGCTAAGCGAtaaagtacttgcctaacatgggtgagccctgggtttgaggGGTCATCCCCTGaaccacaaataaatatttttcataaataaatataaaacaattaaaatagagtaaaatgaaaattttcagtcCCTCGGTTACACCAGACACTTTCAAGTGATTGGTTGCCTTCATCACAGAATCTTTAGACAGTATTGTATGAGAATGTCTTCCCCTGGTAACTCCAATCCTCCTGGGTGTCAGGATGTGGCATACACTAGATCTCATCCCCACAGTCACCCTATGTGGTATAATCAACGCCACTGGTTTGTAGTGAGAAAACAGAGGTACAGACAGCTAAGTAGCTTAACTGCCCATCAGTGGATTAATAGAAGGCAGGCCAGTCTCCTTTTCAAGCCACTTTGAGGTTAGCCACACCCTGCCTCCCTAGGGTGGAGGAGAGTTAAGTAGCTAAAGGGAGGCACCAAACCCCAGAGCAGATAACCCAGGTCCCAGAAGCCACAGTCAAGGTACTTCCTTTCACCAGCTCTCCCCACACCCCTTTTCTCTCCccaaaagtattcttttttatttgcccATGACACCCACTGCTCATGCCCTGAGCTAACAATCTAGGAGCTGCATCCAAAGAGATGCCAATTACAAGTTCATTTGGTGCCTGGAGCACAGTTTA
The Cricetulus griseus strain 17A/GY chromosome 1 unlocalized genomic scaffold, alternate assembly CriGri-PICRH-1.0 chr1_1, whole genome shotgun sequence genome window above contains:
- the Rgcc gene encoding regulator of cell cycle RGCC; the protein is MDSAAAADLTDVLCEFDAVLADFASPFHARHFHYEEHLERMKRRSSASVSDSSGFSDSESADSLYRDSFSFSDEKLNSPTDSTPALLTSTVTPRKAKLGDTKELEDFIADLDRTLASM